One window of the Lysobacter sp. S4-A87 genome contains the following:
- a CDS encoding aromatic ring-hydroxylating dioxygenase subunit alpha, with protein MDRPDLLDPAALAAQSADRATSLAARYYADPATVALDRERIFDRGWQILAHVCQLQNAGDHVVGDFNGLPVIAVRGADGEIRVFHNVCRHRAGPLAACDGLAAKSLRCRYHGWTYTLDGTLRSAPEMGTAPDFNVADVKLPQLAVRVWQGLVFAAVDAAHAIDFDTMVAGIDERIGADRHLERYGHHRRVGYDINCNWKIYIDNYLEGYHVPHVHPGLNRLLDYRSYTTDTHEWYSLQFSPLESGDDLYGSGDALYYWIWPNTMLNIVPGRLQTNRVIAKGVDRCRVEFDFYYAMDESEEAAARRLADLNFSDEVQFEDLTICEDVQRGMASGSYQPGRLNPLRETAVHHFHELLRRVYREA; from the coding sequence ATGGACCGCCCTGACCTGCTCGATCCCGCCGCTCTCGCCGCCCAGTCGGCTGACCGTGCCACCTCCCTCGCCGCGCGCTACTACGCCGATCCGGCGACGGTAGCGCTGGACCGCGAACGGATCTTCGACCGCGGCTGGCAGATCCTGGCCCATGTCTGCCAGCTTCAGAACGCCGGCGACCACGTCGTCGGTGACTTCAACGGCCTGCCGGTGATCGCCGTGCGCGGTGCCGACGGCGAGATCCGCGTTTTCCACAACGTCTGCCGCCATCGCGCCGGACCGCTGGCGGCCTGCGACGGCCTGGCGGCCAAGTCGCTGCGCTGCCGCTACCACGGCTGGACCTACACCCTCGACGGCACGCTGCGTTCGGCGCCGGAGATGGGCACGGCGCCGGATTTCAATGTCGCCGACGTCAAGCTGCCGCAACTGGCGGTGCGGGTGTGGCAAGGGCTGGTGTTCGCCGCGGTCGATGCCGCGCATGCCATCGACTTCGACACAATGGTCGCCGGCATTGACGAGCGCATCGGCGCCGATCGCCACCTGGAGCGCTACGGCCACCACCGCCGCGTCGGCTACGACATCAACTGCAACTGGAAGATCTACATCGACAACTACCTGGAGGGTTACCACGTCCCGCACGTGCACCCCGGGTTGAACCGGTTGCTCGACTACCGCAGCTACACGACCGACACGCACGAATGGTACTCGCTGCAGTTCAGTCCGCTGGAGAGCGGGGACGATCTCTATGGCAGCGGCGATGCGCTGTACTACTGGATCTGGCCGAACACGATGCTCAACATCGTCCCCGGCCGCCTGCAGACCAACCGCGTGATCGCCAAGGGCGTGGACCGCTGCCGCGTCGAGTTCGACTTCTACTACGCAATGGACGAGTCCGAGGAGGCCGCGGCGCGACGCCTGGCCGACCTCAACTTCAGCGACGAAGTGCAGTTCGAGGACCTGACCATCTGCGAGGACGTGCAACGCGGCATGGCGTCGGGCTCGTACCAGCCGGGCCGCTTGAATCCGCTGCGCGAGACCGCGGTGCACCACTTCCACGAGCTGCTGCGCCGGGTATATCGCGAGGCGTGA
- a CDS encoding amidohydrolase family protein, whose protein sequence is MNTPLRSPVLATALAAALATTLASGTLHAAEHVDLLVRDATVIDVVGGQRHPHQAIAMRGTRIVAIVDDARASRFDAAQTVDASGKFAIPGLWDMHVHFGGGEALIEENRNLLPLYVAHGITAVRDAAGDLSPSVFEWRAATAAGTLLGPRIFTSGPKIEGYKSIWPGDLEIGTIAELNQALDKLQGWNVDFVKITDNTLSPELFMAAVKEAGRRGLKTSAHVPYPITIDEVSAAGLSSVEHIDYAFKAGSPKEKELGQAIARGEINSRDAWTQWNATFDPKLANATYKRMAQRGTAVTPTLNGSQVVAWLDQDDHRNDAYLKYIGPGLRATYTWRVERAAKDDAAAIAARHLRFERNASVLPLLQQAGVTILAGTDAGFLNSYNYPGIGLHDELALLVKYGLTPLQALQAATINGARFLGHADTNGTLEAGKAADLVLLDADPLQDITATRRIDTVVMKGHAYDRSHLDAMLADVEARVAAQQAQ, encoded by the coding sequence ATGAACACGCCCCTGCGGTCCCCCGTCCTCGCAACGGCCCTCGCCGCCGCCCTCGCCACGACCCTGGCCAGTGGCACCCTCCACGCAGCCGAACATGTCGACCTGCTGGTGCGCGATGCGACCGTGATCGACGTCGTCGGCGGCCAGCGGCATCCGCACCAGGCCATCGCCATGCGCGGGACGCGCATCGTCGCCATCGTCGACGACGCCCGCGCCAGCCGCTTCGATGCCGCGCAGACCGTCGATGCCAGCGGCAAGTTCGCCATCCCAGGGCTGTGGGACATGCACGTGCATTTCGGTGGCGGCGAGGCCCTGATCGAAGAGAATCGCAACCTGCTGCCGCTGTATGTGGCCCACGGCATCACCGCCGTGCGCGATGCCGCCGGCGACCTCAGCCCGAGCGTGTTCGAATGGCGCGCCGCGACCGCCGCCGGCACCCTGCTCGGCCCCCGCATCTTCACTTCCGGGCCGAAGATCGAAGGCTACAAGTCCATCTGGCCCGGCGACCTGGAGATCGGCACGATTGCCGAACTGAACCAGGCCCTGGACAAGCTGCAGGGCTGGAACGTCGACTTCGTCAAGATCACCGACAACACGCTGTCGCCGGAGCTGTTCATGGCCGCGGTGAAGGAAGCCGGTCGCCGCGGCCTGAAGACGTCCGCGCACGTGCCCTACCCGATCACCATTGACGAGGTCAGCGCCGCCGGCCTGAGTTCGGTCGAACACATCGACTACGCCTTCAAGGCCGGCTCACCGAAGGAAAAGGAACTGGGCCAGGCCATCGCCCGCGGCGAAATCAACAGCCGCGACGCGTGGACCCAGTGGAATGCGACCTTCGACCCGAAGCTCGCCAATGCCACTTACAAGCGCATGGCACAGCGGGGCACGGCGGTGACGCCGACCCTCAACGGCAGCCAGGTCGTGGCCTGGCTCGACCAGGACGACCATCGCAACGACGCCTACCTGAAGTACATCGGCCCGGGACTGCGGGCAACCTACACCTGGCGGGTCGAGCGCGCGGCCAAGGACGATGCGGCGGCCATTGCCGCGCGCCACCTGCGCTTCGAACGCAACGCCTCGGTGCTGCCGTTGCTGCAGCAGGCCGGCGTGACGATCCTGGCCGGCACCGACGCCGGTTTCCTCAACTCGTACAACTACCCGGGCATCGGCCTGCACGACGAGCTGGCACTGCTGGTGAAGTACGGCCTGACGCCGCTGCAGGCCCTGCAGGCGGCGACCATCAACGGCGCGCGCTTCCTCGGCCACGCGGACACCAACGGAACGCTCGAAGCGGGCAAGGCCGCCGACCTGGTGCTGCTCGACGCCGACCCGCTGCAGGACATCACGGCCACCCGTCGCATCGACACGGTGGTGATGAAAGGCCATGCCTACGACCGCAGCCACCTGGACGCGATGCTGGCCGACGTCGAGGCCCGGGTGGCCGCGCAGCAGGCGCAGTGA
- a CDS encoding MBL fold metallo-hydrolase, producing MRVHFHGAAGEVTGSLHEVEAAGRRLLLDCGLIQGSPEAERRNHESFPFDPAALDALVISHAHIDHIGRVPLLVQRGFKGPIYAQQATAELMPVMLLDAASIQEGDAERANRHRRHGEAEVLPLYTRDDVQAAMKQVRTLPYDQRSEVLPGIDIAFREAGHILGSSSVEVWADGRKLVFSGDLGPKGTPILRDPATIDRADLVLMESTYGDRLHRDRAETIRELGGIFDTAWREGGNVLIPAFAVGRSQELLYWFARHWDEWQMSRWQIFLDSPMAAKVVDIYDRHAELFDEDARRVWQDKPKPFRLPNLHITASREESMAINRIERGAIVIAGSGMANAGRILHHFRHRLDRRQTHVVFVGYQAEGTLGRRLVDGASWARIHGSDVRVNAQRHTVGGLSAHTDQRGLMEWYGAIGGHPPLALVHGEDKAREALAGEIGEHFGVQPLLARPGMTVEV from the coding sequence ATGCGCGTGCATTTCCATGGGGCGGCGGGCGAGGTCACCGGTTCGCTGCACGAGGTCGAGGCGGCCGGGCGGAGGCTGCTGCTCGACTGCGGGTTGATCCAGGGCAGTCCGGAAGCGGAGCGGCGCAACCACGAGTCGTTTCCGTTCGACCCGGCCGCGCTGGATGCGCTGGTCATCAGCCATGCCCACATCGACCACATCGGGCGCGTGCCGTTGCTGGTGCAGCGCGGCTTCAAAGGGCCGATCTATGCCCAGCAGGCCACCGCCGAGCTGATGCCGGTGATGCTGCTCGATGCCGCCTCGATCCAGGAAGGCGACGCCGAGCGTGCCAACCGCCATCGCCGCCATGGCGAGGCCGAGGTGCTGCCGCTGTACACGCGCGACGATGTGCAGGCGGCGATGAAGCAGGTGCGCACGCTGCCGTACGACCAGCGCAGTGAAGTGCTGCCGGGCATCGACATCGCCTTCCGCGAAGCCGGCCACATCCTGGGTTCGTCGAGCGTGGAAGTGTGGGCCGACGGCCGCAAGCTGGTGTTCTCCGGCGACCTCGGCCCGAAGGGCACGCCGATCCTGCGCGACCCGGCCACCATCGATCGCGCCGACCTGGTGCTGATGGAGTCCACCTACGGCGATCGCCTGCACCGTGATCGTGCCGAGACCATCCGCGAACTGGGTGGCATCTTCGACACGGCCTGGCGCGAGGGCGGCAACGTGCTGATCCCGGCGTTCGCGGTCGGTCGCAGCCAGGAGCTGCTGTACTGGTTCGCGCGGCACTGGGACGAATGGCAGATGTCGCGCTGGCAGATCTTCCTCGACAGTCCGATGGCGGCGAAGGTGGTCGACATCTACGACCGTCATGCCGAACTGTTCGACGAGGACGCGCGGCGCGTGTGGCAGGACAAGCCCAAGCCGTTCCGCCTGCCGAACCTGCACATCACCGCTTCGCGCGAGGAGTCGATGGCGATCAACCGGATCGAGCGCGGCGCGATAGTCATTGCCGGCTCCGGCATGGCCAACGCGGGGCGGATCCTGCATCACTTCCGCCATCGCCTCGATCGCCGGCAGACGCACGTGGTGTTCGTCGGTTACCAGGCCGAAGGCACGCTGGGTCGCAGGCTGGTCGATGGTGCTTCGTGGGCACGCATCCACGGCTCGGACGTGCGCGTCAACGCGCAGCGCCACACGGTGGGCGGCTTGTCGGCGCACACCGACCAGCGCGGACTGATGGAGTGGTACGGCGCCATCGGCGGGCATCCGCCGCTGGCACTGGTGCATGGCGAAGACAAGGCGCGCGAGGCGCTCGCAGGCGAGATAGGCGAGCACTTCGGCGTCCAGCCCCTGCTCGCGCGCCCCGGCATGACAGTCGAAGTCTGA
- a CDS encoding low temperature requirement protein A: protein MTSSLLRRRGDQDSSRVAMVELFFDLVFVFAVTQLSHALLADLSVQGALQTLLLFLAVWWLWIFTSWVTNWLDPDRAPVRVMLFALMLGGLLLSSSIPQAFDGRGLVFGVVFASMQVGRTVFVTFVMRGRSEVHYRNFIRIALWLSLSAVFWILGGLSDGSSRVGYWIAAVAIEYASPLLYFWVPGLGRADSHDWDVDGHHLAERCALFVIIALGESILVTGATFAGQPWTAPTVTAFASAFLGSVAMWWIYFDSGAERASHRIAHSDDPGRQARLNYTYLHMPIIGGVIVCAVADELVLSHPGHASNAGIAAILGGPALYLVGNALFKWASNDRRSPPLSHCVGVLLLAALTPAAYSHLLSPLALGAATTVVLVLVAGWETIAVRRA, encoded by the coding sequence ATGACTTCCTCCCTGCTGCGGCGGCGCGGCGACCAGGACAGCAGCCGGGTCGCCATGGTCGAACTGTTCTTCGACCTGGTGTTCGTGTTCGCGGTCACCCAGCTTTCGCATGCCCTGCTCGCCGACCTCAGCGTGCAGGGCGCGCTGCAGACCCTGCTGCTGTTCCTGGCGGTGTGGTGGCTGTGGATCTTCACCTCGTGGGTCACCAACTGGCTCGATCCGGACCGTGCACCGGTACGGGTCATGTTGTTCGCGCTGATGCTTGGCGGCCTGCTGCTGTCATCGTCGATACCGCAGGCGTTCGACGGCCGCGGCCTGGTCTTTGGCGTGGTGTTCGCCTCGATGCAGGTCGGCCGCACGGTGTTCGTCACCTTCGTGATGCGCGGCCGCAGCGAAGTCCACTACCGCAACTTCATCCGCATCGCGCTGTGGCTGTCGCTGTCGGCCGTGTTCTGGATCCTCGGCGGCCTCAGCGACGGGTCGAGCCGCGTCGGCTACTGGATTGCCGCTGTCGCGATCGAATACGCCTCGCCGCTGCTGTACTTCTGGGTGCCGGGACTGGGGCGCGCGGACAGCCACGACTGGGACGTCGACGGCCATCACCTGGCCGAACGCTGCGCGCTGTTCGTGATCATTGCCCTGGGCGAATCGATCCTCGTCACCGGCGCGACCTTTGCCGGGCAACCCTGGACCGCGCCGACGGTCACCGCATTCGCCAGCGCATTCCTCGGCAGCGTGGCGATGTGGTGGATCTATTTCGACAGCGGCGCCGAGCGCGCCAGCCACCGCATCGCCCACTCCGACGACCCGGGCCGGCAGGCGCGGCTGAACTACACCTACCTGCACATGCCGATCATCGGTGGCGTGATCGTCTGCGCGGTGGCCGACGAACTGGTGCTTTCGCACCCCGGCCACGCCAGCAATGCCGGCATCGCCGCGATCCTCGGCGGACCGGCGCTGTACCTGGTGGGCAATGCGCTGTTCAAGTGGGCAAGCAACGATCGACGCTCGCCGCCGCTGTCGCATTGCGTGGGCGTGCTGCTGCTGGCCGCGCTCACACCTGCGGCGTATTCGCACCTGTTGTCGCCGCTGGCGCTGGGCGCGGCTACGACGGTCGTGCTGGTGCTGGTGGCGGGCTGGGAGACTATTGCGGTGCGGCGGGCGTAA
- a CDS encoding DoxX family protein, which translates to MERNAGWLAGRVLVASVFIAMGSYRLLSWAGGEAIGTAAAVASAAELVLGLLIAAGWQQRWTSALAAIAMLVDALVSHPFWSLAGPERGAQLLHFMKNLSIIGGLLLLAFANRHRRH; encoded by the coding sequence ATGGAGCGCAACGCCGGTTGGCTGGCAGGCCGGGTACTGGTGGCCAGCGTGTTCATCGCCATGGGCAGCTACCGCCTGCTGTCCTGGGCCGGCGGGGAGGCCATCGGCACCGCCGCGGCGGTCGCCAGCGCGGCCGAGCTGGTGCTGGGGCTGTTGATCGCCGCAGGCTGGCAACAGCGCTGGACCTCCGCACTGGCCGCCATCGCCATGCTCGTCGACGCGCTGGTCTCGCATCCCTTCTGGTCGCTGGCCGGGCCCGAGCGCGGCGCGCAGCTGCTGCACTTCATGAAGAACCTGTCGATCATCGGCGGCCTGTTGCTGCTGGCCTTCGCCAATCGCCACCGACGCCACTGA
- a CDS encoding DEAD/DEAH box helicase, whose amino-acid sequence MTFESLGLSPALLRALADQNYTTPTPIQAEAIPLAMAGHDLLGGAQTGTGKTAAFGLPLLQRMSKQTPSNGFRRPRALILVPTRELAVQVTESLRGYSRHVRLNIAAIFGGAGMGPQVEMFRRGVDVLVATPGRLMDHMERGTCKLDAIEVLVLDEADRMLDMGFLPAMKRILAKLPRERQTMLFSATFESQLKQLALEFMHHPKQVQVAAQNTIAETIVHRAHPVDVAKKRDLLVSILASRHTDRAIVFGRTKHGCNRLAEQLEESGLASVAIHGNKSQAQRQKALRDFKSGKARVLVATDVAARGLDIPDLPLVINYDLPMVAEDYVHRIGRTGRNGASGEALSLVAPEEGGLLRQIQRMLKADIELVSVPGFEASRPIQMNAPIPNPRGASQPRKPAHRPHGKPAARHAHAGPKQHRSGGQGAGRGSRSGFSG is encoded by the coding sequence ATGACGTTCGAATCCCTCGGGCTTTCGCCCGCGCTGCTGCGCGCGCTCGCCGATCAGAACTACACCACCCCCACGCCGATCCAGGCCGAAGCGATCCCGCTGGCCATGGCCGGCCACGACCTGCTCGGCGGCGCCCAGACCGGCACCGGCAAGACCGCGGCCTTCGGCCTGCCGCTGCTGCAGCGCATGTCCAAGCAGACGCCGTCGAACGGCTTCCGCCGTCCGCGCGCGCTGATCCTGGTGCCGACGCGCGAGCTCGCGGTGCAGGTCACCGAGAGCCTGCGTGGCTACTCGCGCCACGTGCGCCTGAACATCGCCGCCATCTTCGGTGGCGCCGGCATGGGCCCGCAGGTGGAAATGTTCCGCCGCGGCGTCGACGTGCTCGTCGCCACCCCGGGTCGCCTGATGGACCACATGGAGCGCGGCACCTGCAAGCTCGACGCGATCGAAGTGCTGGTGCTGGACGAAGCCGACCGCATGCTCGACATGGGCTTCCTGCCGGCCATGAAGCGCATCCTCGCCAAGCTGCCGCGCGAGCGCCAGACGATGCTGTTCTCGGCCACGTTCGAGTCGCAGCTCAAGCAGCTGGCGCTCGAGTTCATGCATCACCCCAAGCAGGTGCAGGTCGCGGCGCAGAACACCATCGCCGAGACGATCGTCCACCGTGCCCACCCGGTCGATGTCGCCAAGAAGCGTGACCTGCTGGTATCGATCCTGGCCTCGCGCCACACCGATCGCGCGATCGTGTTCGGCCGCACCAAGCACGGCTGCAACCGCCTCGCCGAGCAGCTCGAAGAGTCGGGCCTGGCGTCGGTCGCCATCCACGGCAACAAGAGCCAGGCACAGCGCCAGAAGGCCCTGCGCGACTTCAAGTCGGGCAAGGCTCGCGTGCTGGTCGCCACCGACGTCGCCGCGCGCGGTCTGGATATTCCCGACCTGCCGCTGGTGATCAACTACGACCTGCCGATGGTGGCCGAGGACTACGTGCACCGCATCGGCCGTACCGGCCGCAATGGCGCCAGCGGTGAAGCGCTGTCGCTGGTCGCACCGGAAGAGGGCGGTCTGCTGCGCCAGATCCAGCGCATGCTCAAGGCCGACATCGAGCTGGTCTCGGTACCGGGCTTCGAGGCGAGCCGTCCGATCCAGATGAACGCTCCGATCCCGAACCCGCGCGGTGCCAGCCAGCCGCGCAAGCCGGCCCATCGCCCGCACGGCAAGCCGGCGGCGCGTCACGCCCATGCCGGTCCGAAGCAGCATCGCAGCGGCGGCCAGGGCGCCGGCCGCGGCTCGCGCAGCGGCTTCAGCGGCTGA
- a CDS encoding L,D-transpeptidase: MPRFTPRLLAASLSLLLCVTAHAAVPSWGARESSPANTPPTQLKPGQWIWGGDNRAGPLAVVVSLTEQRAYVYRNGIPIGVSTVSTGRKGYETPTGVFTILQKDKDHRSSKYNAAPMPYMQRLTWDGVALHAGGLPGYPESHGCVHLPSEFARLLFGSSNMGMTVVVSQEGKSPEDIVHPGALSPIDPHTGAEAAIPPLENGQKYRWRPEISTEGPVSILLSGADERVIVYRNGIEIGRSRVLIRNPEQPLGTHAYIVKEGYLPGDNPLLPGTQMPNWSAIGIPGGTDPSGMLLGPETINRVVIPHDFVAAVLPLLSPGVVMLVTDARMTEDTTGGAPVQVLDSDPPET; encoded by the coding sequence ATGCCTCGCTTCACCCCGCGCCTGCTCGCCGCCAGTTTGTCCCTGCTTTTGTGCGTGACCGCCCATGCCGCCGTGCCCTCCTGGGGCGCACGCGAATCCAGTCCCGCCAACACGCCGCCGACGCAGCTCAAGCCCGGGCAGTGGATCTGGGGTGGCGACAACCGGGCCGGGCCGCTGGCGGTGGTGGTGAGCCTGACCGAGCAGCGCGCATACGTGTACCGCAACGGCATCCCGATCGGCGTCAGCACGGTCAGCACCGGCAGGAAGGGCTACGAAACGCCGACCGGTGTGTTCACGATCCTGCAGAAGGACAAGGACCACCGTTCCAGCAAGTACAACGCCGCACCGATGCCGTACATGCAGCGGCTGACCTGGGACGGCGTCGCCCTGCATGCCGGTGGCCTGCCCGGCTATCCCGAGTCGCACGGCTGCGTGCATCTCCCGTCCGAGTTCGCGCGACTGCTGTTCGGTTCGTCGAACATGGGCATGACCGTGGTGGTATCGCAGGAAGGCAAATCGCCGGAGGACATCGTCCATCCTGGCGCGCTCAGCCCGATTGATCCGCACACCGGTGCCGAAGCGGCGATTCCGCCGCTCGAGAACGGACAGAAGTATCGCTGGCGACCGGAAATCTCCACCGAGGGTCCGGTGTCGATCCTGCTCAGTGGCGCCGACGAGCGCGTGATCGTCTACCGCAACGGCATCGAGATCGGCCGCTCGCGCGTGCTGATCCGCAACCCCGAGCAACCGCTGGGCACGCACGCCTACATCGTCAAGGAAGGCTACCTGCCCGGCGACAACCCGCTGCTGCCGGGCACGCAGATGCCGAACTGGAGCGCGATCGGCATCCCGGGCGGCACCGATCCGTCGGGCATGCTGCTGGGACCGGAAACGATCAATCGCGTGGTGATTCCGCATGACTTCGTCGCCGCGGTGTTGCCACTGCTGAGCCCCGGCGTGGTGATGCTGGTGACCGACGCGAGGATGACCGAAGACACCACTGGTGGCGCGCCTGTGCAGGTGCTCGATTCGGATCCGCCGGAGACGTAG
- a CDS encoding murein L,D-transpeptidase catalytic domain family protein has product MFKPRTLLLAAAALLPATPGLATRKAGEPAAVKFSPPVEGATLPASPLARLAPGADPKVLDLAQAAMQCAQASGVGASARRLAVIDYSRPSLLPRLWVFDIAAGKLLYEEVVAHGQGSGDNLATRFSNRDGSHQSSLGLFVTADTYTGKNGYSLRMQGLEPGVNDAAMARAIVMHGAPYVDPTQGKRMGRLGRSWGCPAVRNAVAKPIIDLLKGGQFVFSYYPDQAWLARSALLNCPAARRQHDTVAHHDIAARPASG; this is encoded by the coding sequence ATGTTCAAGCCCCGCACCCTCCTCCTGGCCGCCGCTGCCCTGCTGCCGGCCACACCCGGTCTCGCCACCCGAAAGGCCGGCGAGCCCGCGGCCGTGAAGTTCTCGCCGCCGGTCGAAGGCGCAACGCTGCCCGCTTCGCCGCTGGCACGCCTCGCCCCCGGCGCCGACCCGAAAGTGCTCGACCTGGCACAGGCCGCAATGCAATGCGCGCAGGCCAGCGGCGTGGGCGCGAGCGCACGCCGGCTGGCCGTCATCGACTACAGCCGACCGTCGCTGCTGCCGCGCCTGTGGGTCTTCGACATCGCCGCCGGCAAGCTGCTCTACGAAGAGGTCGTGGCCCATGGCCAGGGCTCGGGCGACAACCTGGCCACGCGCTTTTCCAATCGCGACGGCAGCCACCAATCGAGTCTTGGACTCTTCGTCACCGCCGACACCTACACCGGCAAGAACGGCTACTCGCTGCGCATGCAGGGCCTGGAGCCCGGCGTGAACGACGCCGCGATGGCGCGCGCGATCGTCATGCACGGCGCACCGTACGTCGACCCGACGCAAGGCAAGCGCATGGGTCGCCTCGGTCGCAGCTGGGGTTGCCCGGCCGTGCGCAACGCGGTGGCAAAACCCATCATCGACCTGCTCAAGGGCGGCCAGTTCGTATTCTCGTACTACCCCGACCAGGCTTGGCTGGCGCGCTCGGCATTGCTCAACTGCCCCGCCGCACGACGCCAGCACGACACCGTCGCCCACCACGACATCGCCGCTCGCCCGGCATCGGGTTGA
- a CDS encoding DUF885 family protein: MKLRPLLLAIAVTAAIAGCKPSTETATPAAPAATQNSQAKADQLNKLYADYWEANLKLNPIAATFQGDPRYNDQLPDYFSAQYREQTKQFVTEWLAKVEAVGSEGLTGQDLLSYEIFVEDAKDTLESFKFPDWQLPINQMHSLPSLAVQLGSGTGAQPFKTVKDYDNWLARAGKLPTLFDSAITSMQEGITAGVVQPKALMVKVIPQLDALIKAKPEDTLFWGPITQMPKDFSDADKKRLTDAYRAMIADQVMPAYKKLRDYINNDYLPKTRDTVGLDKLPNGAAWYAFNAKQSTTTDLTPEQIHKIGLDEVARIHGEIHKVMEQVGFKGSMQDFFKFMQNDPRFSFKDEKALLEYYRALEAKINQKIPEQFSLIPKSPFEIRPVEPFRAESAAGGEYMTPSEDGTRPGIFYVNTFDLPTRKTWDAEDLYLHEAIPGHHFQLALQQELKNLPAFRRFGGETAFAEGWGLYAESLGKDLGVYTDPYNYFGYLQNELWRAIRLVTDTGLHSKGWTREQVIKYMLDNSAESETQATAEAERYIGWPGQALAYKIGELKIKELRAKAEKELGPKFDIREFHAEALKDGAVPLSILEAKIDRWIASKKG, from the coding sequence ATGAAGCTTCGCCCGCTCCTGCTCGCCATCGCCGTCACCGCTGCGATCGCCGGCTGCAAGCCCTCCACCGAGACGGCCACTCCCGCCGCACCGGCCGCTACCCAGAACTCCCAGGCCAAGGCCGACCAGCTCAACAAGCTGTACGCCGACTACTGGGAAGCCAACCTCAAGCTCAACCCGATCGCGGCGACCTTCCAGGGCGACCCGCGCTACAACGACCAGCTGCCCGACTACTTCTCCGCGCAGTACCGAGAGCAGACCAAACAGTTCGTCACCGAGTGGCTGGCCAAGGTCGAAGCCGTCGGCAGCGAAGGCCTCACCGGCCAGGACCTGCTGAGCTACGAGATCTTCGTCGAAGACGCCAAGGACACGCTGGAGTCGTTCAAGTTCCCGGACTGGCAGCTGCCGATCAACCAGATGCATTCGCTGCCGTCGCTGGCCGTGCAGCTCGGCTCGGGCACCGGCGCGCAGCCGTTCAAGACCGTCAAGGATTACGACAACTGGCTGGCGCGCGCCGGCAAGCTGCCGACGCTGTTCGACTCGGCCATCACCAGCATGCAGGAAGGCATCACTGCCGGCGTGGTGCAGCCCAAGGCGCTGATGGTCAAGGTGATCCCGCAGCTTGACGCGCTGATCAAGGCCAAGCCCGAGGACACGCTGTTCTGGGGTCCGATCACGCAGATGCCCAAGGACTTCTCCGACGCCGACAAGAAGCGCCTGACCGACGCCTACCGGGCGATGATCGCCGACCAGGTGATGCCGGCGTACAAGAAGCTGCGCGACTACATCAACAACGACTACCTGCCCAAGACCCGTGACACGGTCGGCCTGGACAAGCTGCCCAACGGTGCGGCCTGGTACGCGTTCAACGCCAAGCAGAGCACGACCACCGATCTGACCCCGGAGCAGATCCACAAGATCGGCCTGGACGAGGTCGCGCGCATCCATGGCGAGATCCACAAGGTCATGGAGCAGGTCGGCTTCAAGGGTTCGATGCAGGACTTCTTCAAGTTCATGCAGAACGATCCGCGTTTCAGCTTCAAGGACGAGAAGGCGCTGCTGGAGTACTACCGTGCGCTCGAGGCGAAGATCAACCAGAAGATTCCGGAGCAGTTCTCGCTGATTCCGAAGTCGCCGTTCGAGATCCGTCCGGTCGAGCCGTTCCGTGCGGAGTCCGCTGCCGGTGGCGAGTACATGACGCCGAGCGAAGACGGTACGCGTCCGGGCATCTTCTACGTCAACACCTTCGATCTGCCGACGCGCAAGACGTGGGATGCGGAGGATCTGTACCTGCATGAGGCGATCCCGGGCCACCACTTCCAGCTGGCGCTGCAGCAGGAGCTGAAGAACCTGCCGGCGTTCCGCCGCTTCGGTGGCGAGACGGCGTTTGCTGAAGGCTGGGGCCTGTATGCGGAGTCGCTGGGCAAGGACCTGGGTGTCTACACCGATCCTTACAACTACTTCGGCTATCTGCAGAACGAGCTGTGGCGTGCGATCCGCCTGGTCACCGACACCGGCCTGCACAGCAAGGGTTGGACGCGTGAGCAGGTGATCAAGTACATGCTCGACAACTCGGCCGAGAGCGAAACGCAGGCCACTGCCGAGGCCGAGCGTTACATCGGTTGGCCGGGCCAGGCGCTGGCGTACAAGATCGGTGAGCTGAAGATCAAGGAGCTGCGCGCGAAGGCCGAGAAGGAGCTGGGCCCGAAGTTCGACATCCGCGAGTTCCATGCTGAGGCACTCAAGGACGGTGCTGTGCCGCTGAGCATCCTGGAAGCAAAGATCGACCGCTGGATCGCGTCCAAGAAGGGCTGA